One genomic window of Geoanaerobacter pelophilus includes the following:
- a CDS encoding hydrogenase small subunit: MNISRRTFLKLATTAAATLGLTGVDLFRLREVLASGTAPPVIWLQGAVCTGCSISLLNTAAPAVDDILFNTISLQYHPNLMTAAGELAIATLTDAAEAGAGEFILCVEGGIPTSINGRYSIIGEKNGEPWTMLDAVMELGCKAKYVLAVGTCASFGGVVKPSEYTGVRRLAEVLQGNTKNPVINLPACPVNPIVLVGTLVRLLTTGMPPLDSWGRPADYYGTTVHHICPRLTAPMVTQIGVFGCYEHVGCKGPHTSFTCPNLKWNNGVNWCIDKTNTLCIGCSSPNFPSTPFYGKLEEIMPCCVTCEQCSTCVDCSKCANLGSCTDCVDCSNCSVCADCDNTEKCADCANAALCGDCPANEQCACYTGTTTPVSADPAPVNSDPTPEPSAEHQH, translated from the coding sequence ATGAATATATCACGCCGTACTTTTCTTAAGCTGGCAACCACCGCAGCAGCTACCCTTGGGCTTACGGGGGTCGACCTCTTCAGGCTCCGCGAGGTTTTAGCAAGCGGCACTGCGCCTCCAGTAATCTGGCTCCAGGGCGCCGTATGCACTGGGTGCAGCATCTCGCTGCTAAACACTGCGGCGCCAGCAGTTGACGATATCCTCTTCAACACGATCAGCCTTCAGTATCACCCCAACCTGATGACAGCAGCCGGCGAGCTTGCCATCGCCACGCTTACCGACGCCGCCGAAGCCGGTGCCGGAGAGTTCATCCTCTGCGTCGAGGGCGGCATTCCCACAAGCATCAATGGGCGGTATTCGATTATCGGCGAGAAGAACGGCGAGCCCTGGACGATGCTCGATGCCGTTATGGAGCTGGGATGCAAGGCGAAATATGTGCTTGCGGTCGGTACCTGCGCATCATTCGGCGGGGTCGTGAAGCCCTCCGAGTACACCGGGGTGCGGAGGCTTGCAGAAGTGCTTCAAGGAAACACAAAAAATCCCGTGATCAACCTGCCAGCCTGTCCCGTCAATCCAATCGTTCTTGTGGGAACGCTTGTCCGGCTGTTGACTACCGGGATGCCTCCGCTGGATTCATGGGGACGGCCTGCCGACTACTATGGAACCACGGTACACCATATCTGTCCAAGGCTTACGGCGCCCATGGTTACCCAGATCGGGGTATTCGGCTGCTACGAGCATGTCGGTTGCAAAGGTCCCCACACCAGTTTTACCTGCCCTAATCTCAAATGGAACAATGGCGTTAACTGGTGCATCGACAAGACCAATACGTTGTGTATTGGCTGCTCATCCCCTAATTTCCCCAGCACCCCGTTCTACGGCAAGCTTGAGGAAATCATGCCCTGCTGCGTTACCTGTGAGCAGTGCAGCACCTGCGTCGACTGCTCCAAATGTGCCAATCTCGGAAGCTGTACCGACTGCGTGGACTGCTCCAATTGTTCCGTGTGCGCCGATTGCGACAACACGGAGAAATGCGCCGACTGCGCAAACGCCGCCCTCTGTGGCGACTGTCCCGCCAACGAACAGTGCGCCTGCTATACCGGTACGACTACTCCGGTGAGTGCTGACCCCGCTCCAGTGAACAGTGACCCTACGCCGGAACCTTCAGCTGAACACCAACACTAA
- a CDS encoding nickel-dependent hydrogenase large subunit: MGSIITIDPVTRIEGHLKLKVNLDDNRKVKKSYMTGNLYRDFENILKGRKPWDAVHITQRICGVCPISHAITATKAAEQMAGFIPDDQALLIRAIIQSAYFISDHILHFYHLNLPDYIYPPDVAPLRPAYNRDLRFSAGQTEKLVNNYVEALKIRRQAQEVVAILAGRMPHVMSIVPGGVTQAPSHEQIHTLKGYLPAITDFVLNRYYPDAHLLSQVYADYFKIGKGTGNLLCFSAFDLPRGESVFRQGLLTDMERESLSLQDIREFVRYAYYSSPSDLHPSHGETTPSYGRSPGYTWLKAPRHRGRPYETGPLARMTVNGYFRGGCSTMDRILARAEETKLLAERLPQWVHALVPDLTSYTDIALPPSGTGVGLTEAPRGALGHWMECTSGGMISRYQIITPTCWNASPRDDNGVPGPIEKALEGTYVEDMNQPIELLRIIHSFDPCTSCSVH; encoded by the coding sequence ATGGGCAGCATTATCACGATTGATCCCGTAACGAGGATAGAGGGACATCTCAAGCTAAAGGTGAATCTCGACGATAACAGGAAGGTGAAAAAGTCCTACATGACCGGAAACCTCTACAGGGACTTCGAGAATATCCTCAAGGGGAGGAAACCGTGGGACGCAGTGCATATTACGCAAAGGATATGTGGCGTTTGTCCCATTTCACATGCCATAACCGCCACCAAAGCGGCGGAACAGATGGCCGGGTTCATCCCTGACGACCAGGCCCTGTTGATTCGCGCCATTATCCAGAGTGCATACTTCATCTCAGACCACATCCTGCACTTCTATCACCTGAACCTTCCAGACTACATTTACCCCCCGGACGTTGCTCCGCTACGGCCTGCCTATAACCGTGACCTGCGATTCAGTGCGGGCCAAACCGAAAAGCTCGTGAATAACTACGTCGAAGCGCTGAAAATTCGACGCCAGGCCCAGGAAGTGGTGGCAATCCTGGCCGGACGCATGCCGCATGTCATGAGCATCGTTCCCGGGGGGGTGACCCAGGCGCCGTCGCATGAACAGATTCATACGCTCAAGGGATACCTTCCGGCGATCACGGATTTTGTGCTCAACAGGTACTACCCCGACGCGCACCTCCTTTCACAGGTCTACGCCGATTACTTCAAGATCGGAAAAGGAACCGGTAATCTTCTCTGTTTCTCCGCTTTCGATCTGCCACGTGGTGAGTCGGTCTTCCGCCAGGGGCTGCTTACCGACATGGAGAGGGAGTCGCTGAGCTTGCAGGATATAAGGGAATTCGTACGGTACGCGTACTACTCAAGCCCTTCCGACCTTCATCCCAGTCATGGTGAGACAACCCCATCATATGGAAGATCCCCCGGCTACACCTGGTTAAAAGCACCGCGGCACCGCGGCAGACCATACGAGACGGGTCCCCTGGCCAGAATGACGGTCAACGGCTACTTCCGGGGCGGATGTTCCACCATGGACCGGATTCTGGCGAGGGCGGAGGAAACGAAACTGCTAGCGGAACGCCTTCCGCAGTGGGTGCACGCTCTAGTTCCCGATCTTACTTCCTATACCGATATCGCGCTTCCTCCATCCGGGACCGGAGTCGGACTGACCGAAGCACCTCGGGGTGCATTAGGCCATTGGATGGAATGTACCTCTGGCGGCATGATCTCCCGCTACCAGATAATCACTCCCACCTGCTGGAATGCGTCTCCACGTGATGACAACGGAGTCCCGGGACCAATTGAGAAGGCATTGGAAGGTACATATGTAGAAGACATGAACCAGCCCATTGAACTCCTGAGAATCATTCATTCCTTCGACCCGTGCACCAGTTGTTCGGTTCATTGA
- a CDS encoding lytic transglycosylase domain-containing protein, with translation MHFAILILLLGVNAFSTEAAFGFCYEEAGNRYGISPHLLYAISKGESNFNPFAVNHNANGSYDYGLMQINSSWEPALRKLGIPWNTLADPCTNVMVGSWVLSQCIRDYGYTWLAVGCYNSRTPSKRDRYAARIASIVIQEQAHLRVEQIASITNVSKMTPWEEAFGNSSR, from the coding sequence ATGCACTTTGCCATCCTGATACTGTTACTGGGAGTTAATGCCTTTTCGACGGAGGCCGCATTTGGCTTCTGTTACGAGGAAGCAGGTAACAGGTACGGGATCTCGCCTCACCTCCTCTATGCGATCTCCAAGGGAGAAAGCAACTTTAATCCGTTCGCTGTAAATCATAATGCCAATGGCAGTTACGACTACGGACTCATGCAGATCAACTCGTCATGGGAACCTGCATTACGAAAACTGGGAATCCCCTGGAATACCCTCGCCGATCCATGCACCAATGTCATGGTCGGTTCCTGGGTGCTATCTCAATGCATTCGAGACTATGGCTACACCTGGTTAGCAGTCGGATGCTACAACTCGCGAACTCCATCCAAGCGTGACCGGTACGCCGCCAGAATTGCCAGCATCGTGATACAGGAACAAGCACACCTGAGAGTTGAACAGATTGCCAGCATCACAAATGTTTCAAAAATGACGCCTTGGGAGGAAGCCTTTGGTAATTCTTCCCGCTGA
- a CDS encoding type IV secretory system conjugative DNA transfer family protein, with the protein MFPFSKHLAKTTEPMTNLGTGVDLGHRTRIVPIAIPDSHRKRHTFVFGTTGVGKTRLCENLIEQDIRKGYSVVYFDPKGDQQIFTKIYEVARDAKRLDELMLVTPIFPEYSAVVDPMAFYFMPDELVGHIVSGILGGREPFYRNIAKEITTAVISAYIILAKKHGNLPIMNIDTIRQHIRRDSLDATMKSLRSIGTAEAELTAGMLEDILKSPMEYYAKVSSTLRTALMELSSGNIGKIIGQADSNRFIKKLEAGERVILVVHTGAMITREASATLGKVLLSMIQSFVGRVYLSNRQKVDPPLSIFIDEAQSLLYQGVEELFAKAGSADVMVTAFAQSVNQIYAVIGEEFGKSILDNTNTKIFMRCSDAETSDYVVKHFGVQNVLTGIFGSNQVTTREVEQDILRVQDVLSLQPREFYLMTYSGRFKGTTLDARNPKMKIIFPAAPAVITSMMSPFQSDENGAQ; encoded by the coding sequence ATGTTTCCATTCTCAAAACATCTCGCTAAAACGACCGAGCCGATGACCAACCTGGGAACCGGCGTCGATTTGGGGCACCGAACCAGGATTGTTCCCATCGCCATTCCCGACTCCCATCGTAAACGGCATACATTTGTCTTCGGAACAACTGGTGTCGGAAAGACCCGTCTGTGTGAGAACTTGATCGAACAAGACATCCGCAAAGGATATTCGGTGGTCTATTTCGACCCCAAGGGGGACCAACAGATCTTTACCAAGATTTACGAAGTCGCCCGAGATGCTAAACGTCTGGACGAGTTGATGCTCGTCACCCCCATCTTTCCGGAATACTCAGCAGTTGTCGACCCGATGGCCTTTTACTTCATGCCCGACGAACTGGTGGGGCATATCGTATCGGGCATTCTCGGCGGTCGGGAACCGTTCTACCGTAACATCGCCAAGGAGATCACCACCGCTGTCATATCCGCCTACATCATACTGGCAAAAAAGCATGGGAATCTGCCGATCATGAACATCGACACCATCCGGCAGCACATCCGGCGTGACTCCCTTGATGCCACCATGAAATCGTTGCGCAGTATCGGCACTGCAGAGGCGGAACTGACGGCAGGCATGTTGGAGGATATCCTCAAATCTCCCATGGAATACTACGCCAAGGTTTCTTCAACGCTGCGCACCGCTCTGATGGAGCTTTCCTCTGGCAATATCGGCAAGATCATCGGTCAGGCCGATTCAAACCGGTTTATCAAGAAATTGGAAGCCGGTGAACGGGTAATCCTGGTTGTTCACACCGGTGCCATGATCACTCGCGAAGCATCCGCCACCCTCGGCAAGGTACTCCTCTCCATGATCCAATCCTTTGTGGGCCGAGTGTATCTCTCCAATCGGCAGAAGGTTGACCCACCGCTTTCCATTTTCATCGACGAAGCTCAGAGCCTCCTCTATCAAGGGGTGGAGGAGCTTTTCGCCAAGGCGGGCTCAGCCGATGTCATGGTGACCGCCTTCGCCCAGTCAGTGAACCAGATCTACGCGGTCATTGGTGAGGAGTTTGGCAAGAGCATCCTTGACAACACCAACACGAAGATCTTCATGCGCTGCTCCGATGCCGAGACCAGCGATTACGTGGTCAAACATTTCGGTGTTCAAAACGTACTGACCGGGATTTTCGGATCAAACCAGGTCACGACCCGCGAAGTCGAACAGGATATCCTCCGGGTACAGGATGTTCTTAGCCTGCAGCCACGTGAATTCTATTTGATGACCTATTCGGGCCGTTTCAAGGGAACCACTCTCGATGCCCGTAATCCAAAAATGAAAATCATCTTCCCAGCAGCTCCGGCGGTTATCACCTCGATGATGTCTCCGTTCCAGTCAGACGAGAACGGCGCTCAATGA
- a CDS encoding phosphohydrolase, which translates to MTMLLFTVSAAVGIGFGFYGTRKWIPAEEPANERTEHAEVASLAELSHLWTDDEIEIKDAACLWRERTTKQCHQQPKPEFRHDEINQFFTEVIDDRPSVSGVRRTLIIKILTMLDEEGDCPSVVRAHKDEAEHMYSDDSYALLATVPLYRHTLTVTRNFIAKADQEALLADMIIIALAHDIGKIPSYHDGMYSSGDHPVIAGLILNNIPEYISLPNRDDIHRAITGHHLLKSDNILTDGLKLSDHEARQTELAALYAEARERRKNDPEDSGKSPIASPASVGTGVKSHHPTVRRNHPPKSLESSEKFHPSKLDLPEWFNAAAILAALKRRINVVESTPNGEKWSAVSTSQGLVFVNPDGLWAAIKEVSDNDPKVLASEGFESEKRNLLFTVVSELSRTRDAIATQYVADGYYTTQISIITGGGKRLPYLLIPFTAEAFGEKPSALEELKTAQLKRMVKEIKLKQTEVEQCVGR; encoded by the coding sequence ATGACGATGCTTCTGTTCACCGTATCTGCCGCAGTCGGGATCGGCTTTGGCTTCTATGGGACCAGGAAGTGGATTCCTGCAGAAGAACCTGCAAACGAAAGAACTGAGCATGCGGAAGTGGCAAGTTTAGCTGAGCTGAGTCACCTCTGGACTGATGATGAAATAGAGATCAAGGATGCAGCCTGTCTCTGGCGTGAACGCACCACAAAACAGTGCCATCAGCAGCCGAAGCCTGAATTCAGACATGACGAGATTAATCAGTTCTTCACCGAAGTGATCGATGACAGGCCTTCAGTAAGCGGAGTACGGAGAACCCTGATCATCAAGATCCTCACTATGCTCGATGAGGAGGGAGACTGTCCGTCTGTCGTCAGGGCCCACAAGGATGAAGCAGAACATATGTACTCGGATGACTCCTATGCCCTGTTGGCGACCGTTCCTCTCTATCGACACACCCTGACTGTGACTCGAAACTTCATTGCCAAAGCCGACCAGGAAGCCCTGCTGGCAGACATGATCATCATCGCCTTGGCGCATGATATCGGCAAGATTCCGTCCTACCATGACGGCATGTACAGCAGTGGCGATCACCCTGTTATTGCGGGGCTTATCCTGAACAACATCCCGGAATATATTTCTCTTCCCAACCGAGACGATATCCACCGAGCCATCACCGGGCACCATCTGCTGAAAAGCGACAATATCCTGACCGATGGACTCAAGCTGAGCGACCATGAAGCACGGCAAACCGAGTTGGCAGCACTCTATGCCGAAGCACGGGAGCGGAGGAAGAATGATCCCGAAGATTCCGGTAAATCGCCAATCGCATCCCCAGCATCAGTAGGTACCGGGGTAAAATCGCATCATCCCACTGTTAGGCGGAATCACCCCCCAAAAAGCCTTGAGTCCAGTGAGAAGTTTCATCCAAGCAAACTGGACCTCCCTGAATGGTTCAATGCGGCTGCCATTCTTGCTGCGCTTAAGAGACGGATCAACGTGGTGGAATCGACCCCAAACGGAGAAAAGTGGTCAGCGGTTTCCACCTCTCAAGGGCTGGTATTCGTCAATCCGGATGGGCTATGGGCGGCAATCAAGGAAGTGAGTGATAACGATCCCAAGGTACTTGCTTCAGAGGGGTTCGAGTCCGAAAAGCGGAATCTGCTGTTCACCGTCGTATCCGAACTGTCCAGGACCAGAGATGCGATTGCCACTCAGTACGTTGCGGACGGATATTATACGACACAGATTTCAATCATCACCGGAGGCGGTAAACGGCTTCCCTACCTGCTGATACCCTTCACTGCAGAAGCCTTTGGAGAGAAGCCATCAGCACTGGAGGAATTAAAAACTGCGCAGCTGAAACGGATGGTCAAGGAGATCAAGCTGAAGCAAACCGAGGTGGAACAATGCGTAGGTCGTTGA
- a CDS encoding conjugal transfer protein TraF, protein MRRSLMVLAILSLPATASANYYNDSAKGWWWYQKEPEKPAGKPEQKKKSPSKVPSLKDYTYEQIWEMHPDQFQEFAEALKKKAVQKPSEENVKEYFEVQEIARKKALAFSNVAQFVWQKYPELTTKKDYPITTPGNLARIAQINEERQRTLRDNREDFALIYFQRPDCSYCDEQSRILDWFTNETGWTVKSVNTRENPGFAAKFNVEITPALVLIQKGNQDYLPVSAGVISADEIEDKAYRAVRLLKGDISPEEYSLYEFQKGGAFDVKKRRLQNQEPNP, encoded by the coding sequence ATGCGTAGGTCGTTGATGGTGCTGGCCATTCTTTCTCTGCCAGCAACAGCCAGCGCCAATTATTACAATGACTCGGCCAAGGGCTGGTGGTGGTACCAGAAGGAACCGGAAAAGCCTGCTGGAAAACCGGAACAAAAGAAGAAATCGCCGAGCAAAGTGCCGTCTCTCAAGGACTACACCTATGAGCAGATCTGGGAGATGCATCCGGACCAGTTCCAGGAATTTGCCGAAGCATTGAAGAAGAAGGCTGTCCAGAAGCCCAGCGAAGAGAACGTTAAGGAGTACTTCGAGGTCCAGGAGATTGCCCGCAAGAAGGCACTGGCTTTCTCCAACGTGGCCCAGTTCGTTTGGCAGAAATACCCGGAATTGACGACCAAAAAAGATTACCCGATCACGACACCCGGCAACCTGGCTCGGATAGCCCAGATCAACGAAGAGCGGCAGCGCACATTGCGAGACAACCGGGAGGACTTTGCTCTGATCTATTTCCAACGGCCTGATTGCAGCTATTGCGACGAACAATCGCGAATCCTGGACTGGTTCACCAACGAGACCGGTTGGACTGTTAAAAGTGTCAATACCAGGGAGAATCCGGGATTTGCTGCCAAGTTCAATGTAGAGATAACGCCAGCTCTTGTTTTGATTCAGAAAGGAAACCAGGATTATCTGCCGGTCTCGGCGGGGGTCATATCCGCAGACGAAATCGAAGATAAGGCCTACCGGGCCGTTCGGCTCCTCAAGGGTGATATCTCTCCTGAAGAATATTCGCTCTACGAATTCCAGAAAGGTGGCGCCTTCGACGTTAAGAAGCGCCGTCTCCAGAACCAGGAGCCGAATCCATGA
- a CDS encoding conjugal transfer protein TraH, whose amino-acid sequence MKRTVATRTTAACLAAAVALNPVLSWSGWVDDWVQQKSSTSPSYYEGSKRGYYTGGSFSARWANTDDHLFAASLPKLKSGCGGIDMFLGGFSFLNVDYLVQKLQNILSAAPAAAFDIALKTLAPQVADTIKTLEAITDRLNSLQLNDCKASKALVATASSPFSSIMSDSLKAEMKTAQTDFMVSSGAKDLYQDVSKLFETEQKTNSGNKPGVPGTTQTSATSATAGCPTEVLQVFGDGSVLENLAGKKEMSSEYVKLVRGFIGDVVIQNPATTGTTYQAQYIPPCDKNNSFDSFISGTAQGRDTAGACADITDANRNLMVFVAGRMQSIAGKIKSKTALTPDEEAFLKSTPLSVGLILKNATATNTEGEVIGKLAELTARAYGYYMLLDLFGRAAQLQEMARNILSSQKGNKAGASPETCQLALLGEGMQHIQTLEEKTLQLLSVAQQSYANAASEINAVEMIVQNMKKFDDTVFSELSDRFGKGIALRATGRI is encoded by the coding sequence GTGAAACGAACCGTAGCGACCAGAACCACCGCCGCATGCCTGGCGGCAGCCGTTGCCTTGAACCCGGTACTTTCCTGGTCAGGCTGGGTCGATGACTGGGTCCAACAGAAGAGTTCCACCTCTCCCAGCTATTACGAAGGTTCCAAGCGGGGCTACTACACCGGGGGAAGTTTCTCTGCCAGGTGGGCGAATACTGACGATCATCTGTTTGCTGCCTCCCTGCCGAAACTGAAATCCGGCTGCGGCGGGATCGACATGTTCCTTGGTGGCTTCTCATTCCTGAACGTGGATTACCTCGTGCAGAAGCTCCAGAACATCCTGTCGGCTGCTCCGGCGGCAGCTTTCGACATCGCCCTGAAGACCCTGGCTCCCCAGGTGGCTGATACCATCAAGACGCTCGAAGCCATAACCGACAGGCTGAACTCGCTGCAGCTGAATGACTGTAAGGCTTCCAAGGCGCTGGTGGCTACCGCTTCCAGCCCGTTTTCGTCGATCATGTCCGACAGCCTGAAGGCGGAGATGAAAACTGCTCAGACTGACTTCATGGTATCTAGCGGCGCCAAGGATCTTTATCAGGATGTCAGCAAGCTGTTCGAGACCGAACAGAAGACCAATAGCGGCAACAAACCAGGCGTCCCCGGCACAACCCAGACTTCCGCCACCAGCGCTACCGCTGGCTGTCCAACAGAGGTTCTTCAAGTCTTTGGTGACGGATCAGTTCTGGAAAACCTGGCCGGCAAGAAAGAGATGAGCAGCGAGTATGTAAAACTGGTTCGCGGCTTCATAGGCGATGTGGTTATCCAGAACCCGGCAACGACCGGTACCACCTACCAGGCCCAATATATTCCACCGTGCGACAAGAACAACAGCTTCGATTCCTTCATCAGCGGCACTGCCCAGGGGCGGGATACCGCCGGGGCCTGCGCTGATATCACCGACGCCAACAGGAACCTGATGGTCTTTGTGGCCGGCAGGATGCAGTCCATTGCCGGCAAGATCAAATCGAAGACGGCGCTCACCCCTGATGAAGAGGCGTTTCTTAAAAGTACGCCACTTTCAGTCGGGCTGATCCTTAAAAATGCAACAGCTACCAATACCGAGGGAGAAGTTATCGGCAAACTTGCTGAATTGACTGCCCGGGCTTATGGCTACTACATGTTGCTCGATCTGTTCGGTCGGGCGGCCCAGTTGCAGGAGATGGCCCGCAACATCCTGTCCAGTCAAAAAGGAAACAAGGCCGGGGCATCACCGGAAACCTGCCAGCTGGCACTTCTTGGCGAAGGAATGCAGCATATTCAGACGCTGGAGGAAAAGACCCTGCAACTCCTGAGCGTTGCCCAGCAGAGTTACGCCAATGCGGCATCGGAGATCAATGCTGTGGAAATGATCGTCCAGAACATGAAGAAGTTCGACGACACGGTTTTTTCAGAATTATCGGATCGCTTCGGGAAAGGCATTGCCCTACGGGCAACAGGGAGAATTTAA
- a CDS encoding transporter, translating into MSFVRVLPYLVLAGLIFSGRPGFAEEVKKIQDNSFLLEEAYNQEDGVVQHISLFQYMKKSKSWQYTFTQEWPVPKQTHQFSYSIPVSHLHDNDTTGVGDILLNYRYQAIFQDRIAMAPRLSLILPTGDYKKGLGTDTVGYQVNIPLSVELSDKLVTHWNMGATYTPRAKDNAGDKANVRGFNYGASLIYLVNENFNLMLEAAGTSTETAPLNGVKATESTFFINPGMRFAINCASGLQIVPGVSVPIGIGPSEGEYGGIVYLSFEHKLF; encoded by the coding sequence ATGTCGTTTGTAAGAGTTCTACCCTATTTAGTTCTTGCTGGATTGATTTTCTCAGGTAGGCCTGGATTCGCGGAAGAGGTCAAAAAGATTCAGGACAACTCGTTTCTGCTGGAAGAGGCCTACAATCAGGAAGATGGGGTTGTGCAGCACATTTCATTGTTTCAGTACATGAAAAAATCAAAGAGCTGGCAATACACTTTTACGCAGGAATGGCCGGTTCCAAAACAGACCCACCAGTTTTCCTATAGCATACCGGTATCACATCTTCATGACAATGATACGACTGGTGTTGGCGACATACTGCTGAACTATCGTTATCAAGCCATCTTCCAGGATAGAATTGCCATGGCACCTCGTCTTTCACTCATTTTACCTACCGGCGATTATAAGAAGGGACTTGGTACTGATACGGTCGGTTATCAGGTCAACATCCCTCTGAGTGTAGAGCTTTCCGACAAACTTGTGACCCACTGGAACATGGGTGCAACCTACACCCCCCGGGCAAAAGATAATGCTGGAGACAAGGCAAATGTTCGCGGATTCAACTATGGAGCCAGCCTGATTTATCTGGTGAATGAAAATTTCAACCTAATGCTCGAAGCAGCCGGGACCAGCACTGAAACAGCTCCGCTCAACGGCGTGAAAGCGACTGAAAGTACATTTTTCATCAACCCAGGTATGCGATTCGCGATAAACTGCGCATCAGGATTACAGATCGTGCCGGGGGTGTCTGTGCCGATAGGTATCGGTCCTTCTGAGGGTGAATACGGAGGAATCGTTTATCTTTCCTTTGAACATAAGTTGTTTTGA
- a CDS encoding response regulator → MKCVLVVDDDRDYLSLFGNFLLQAGFSVQCATSGDEALSILKDSTIHLMITDLNMPKMSGIELAKKALIIMPRMPIILHSGSISPELTLLAEVVGISRVMAKPVNPGAMLEAIRNEIREV, encoded by the coding sequence ATGAAGTGCGTGTTGGTAGTTGATGATGATCGGGATTATTTGAGTCTGTTCGGTAATTTTCTTCTGCAGGCAGGCTTTTCGGTGCAATGCGCGACCAGCGGCGACGAAGCACTCTCGATACTGAAAGATTCCACTATTCATCTGATGATCACCGATCTGAACATGCCGAAAATGAGTGGGATCGAATTAGCCAAAAAGGCATTGATCATAATGCCACGCATGCCAATTATTTTACACTCAGGGAGCATATCCCCGGAACTTACCTTATTGGCAGAGGTTGTCGGGATATCCAGGGTTATGGCAAAGCCTGTTAACCCAGGCGCAATGTTGGAGGCAATACGAAATGAGATACGTGAAGTTTGA